Genomic DNA from Theobroma cacao cultivar B97-61/B2 chromosome 3, Criollo_cocoa_genome_V2, whole genome shotgun sequence:
CTTGCTTTATGGTTTCATAAGCTAAATGCTTTTTATAATCAGTGAGAATGAGAATtgtgatttattttctttttgcctATTTTGTCTTGTTGGTTTAATAACTTGGTCTGTCTGGAATAAGGGCGTTTGATGTTATTGATCTTGCTATGGAGTATGAAGGAGAGTTTGTTACGATAATTTATGCTGCAATTTAGATGCTTATGATGTTCACAAAATCAACAGTGTGGAGCAAGTGAAAAGATTGACCGTGTTAATTTCTCCTTATCAATTGCAAAACACCTGAACCTGTTACATCTGCTTGGTAGCCCTGTCTTCCGTAGCAAAAATTAGGGGAGTTTACATTTTCTTGGGATCACACCTTTTTGAAAAAGTGGATTTTCACAGCTTTTTGATTAGCTTCCTGTGCTTCCATTCTTTGGAATGTTAGCTACTTGCCATTTACAGCATAGTAAAATTACTTAAATCCACTTGTGTCTTAGACATATTAAGGGGTAGTTCTAATTGGTGGACTTGAGCTGGAACCAAGCTTATCAAAGATGCAACTGGACTTCTTTAAAACTGCACCAGAtaacctttttaattttatatctgAAATTACATGCCATCACGTTCATGGGATTGCAAACTAGTGTCTTGTAATGTATTTATTTGGAACCTtgaatttcgacatttttcttttgtttaacTTTGTAACTTGTTGGtggtttttgaaattttgcacTTGGGATTTTGAAGATTCATGCTTAAAGCTTAAACTTCTTTCTGCCTTTAGGGTCTCATtagctttttcctttttgttatttattcaACTTTCTGAGAAGATTCTTGGGCTTGTATGTGATCATATTGTGTCAACATTGACTTCACCATCATGGCAGGTATTTCATTATTTGTTCAAAGTAAGTACGCTATGTTTCTTCTTGTTTCAGATGTCATGCAAGGATATCATTTgaagtaatttaaaaaaacatatgCCTTTTTTAGTAGATTTTTGTATGTTTCTCAATCTACTGAAGATCCTGCCACCAGAGCCTAAAATCTATGAAGTATTGCCCCCTAGTTTCAACATAGGaatatatttatgtatatgtGGTCATCAACTTATAGTTTGTTTGGTAATGAAAGTCGTTTACTGCATTTTCAAGAATTTGGCAAGCCAAAAAAAATGTGGTCAATAGAAACTAACTTCTACTCGGTGGAGGACCATGGGATGAAATGAGGAGAACAACTTTGGGAACTTATTTACCTTGGTTAACTAAGTGGtgcttttttctctctttttgcaTCAGGAATTTGCCTCCTCCCTTGTTGGGCCTCTTAATGATGTCACCTACTTGTGTTTGTGACCTCCTTTGTCTTGTCTTTTGTTCCTAACCATCTGAATAGACCTTTGGAATCTTGAAGTTAAAAGTTGGTTCTTGAATTTAAAATCTGTTCTTTATGGGTGGTTCAGTTGAATCCTCATGATTGGATGATAACCAGGTGTCTTATGAATAGAAAAGCTAGTGATTTCTTAATGAGTTTGTTTGCTAATAATAGTAAAAGTTTACCATTGCAATCCAAACAGTGGGAAACACTATTCACCGTGTTGTTCAAAGGATAGAAAATGTTttccataaaatatttacacCAGAAATCATGTTCTATGAACCAAAGGGAGCCTTGATGTCTCCTGTGAATGCattttaaagttttcaaagttggatttcttttgttttgttaattTGCATAGGAAAGGATGTTGTTGCATATTCACTATAGAGGCATTTAATTTAAGAGTCTTGACATGAGCCTAGAGAAGCACCTCCAATTACTGTTCATGGCCAACAACAGCTAACAagattcttcctttttctttgccATATTTTATCTGAACTTTCTTCCATGCTTTACAGCTTTAATGAACCATTTactcatatattgtctaatGTCTTCCTTTTAAACTACCAACCCTATCTTCTGGCAATTCTTTTGTCATCCAAACCGTGATGAAATAAATTCTTGAGCTGACAAGTCATTACTTGGATGAGTTACTTTATTGCAAACATGCTGGCTGAAGATACCTTTTCTAGATTACTTTCGTAAGGCCCTATCAAACTGAATAATGACCTTTTAGTTTGATCTTCAACTAGTATCACACCATTTGTCGGAATCTTAGAAATGATTTGGCAATTGAGTGCAACTTTTATTTGATGGGAGGGGTATTCTCCTTTAATTAGGGCAATATCAAATTTTACTTATATTGCATAGTGAAATGGAGATGTGGCTTGGAAGTGTGCTTATTCTGGGAAATTTTTGTGTGTATAGCAGTTGGAAAATGTCTGCACTCATTACATGTTATATTTCCTTTGAGGCTTGAGGCTTTGTTTGGATTGAGGGGCAGCATACCCTCCCTTGTTTggaaaacattttaattgaaggGGAGGGATTTGGTACATAAAGCCCTCTAAAGTCCAAACCTCCATCTCTTTAAAACTCTCCTAGAGAATTTGTAAGGGAAGGATTgctcataaatttttttattgtactGACATaattactttgattttaacaTATCAAGAATATAATTGCTAATAAACATGATAAATTTCCATTTCCGTCCCTTTCCACTCCTTAATGAAAGAAGATTGCTGGTGTGCCCTTTCCTTTgctttccttttcatttttttgtgtAATCCAAATAAGGGTTATTTACTTTCTCCTTACCCATTCTCTATTGTCCTCCCCATCTTGACGTACAAAGGATAGAAATTTTCTTGTTAAAGGCTCCATTTCAACATCTTGTCTTTTTCCATATGATTTCTTGATTGTTCCACTGTGCTTGTCTATCCTTTGCTGATCTGCTTCTGCTTTTGGTATTTGTATCAGTGCTACGATGGCTATCTATGATGTAGTACAGCTTGTTCGGGCCGATGTTTCCACCGTTGCACTTGGCATTGCAGCATCAACAGCTTCTATTATCCTTGGTGGTGGCACCAAAGGCAAGCGCCTTGCAATGCCCAACACTCGAATAATGATTCATCAACCTCTAGGAGGTGCTAGTGGACAAGCTATAGATGTAGAAATCCAAGCACAGGAGATTATGCATAACAAGAATAATGTGACAAGAATAATATCTGGTTTTACTGGACGTTCGTTTGAACAAGTCCAGAAGGATATTGATAGAGATCGCTATATGTCTCCAATTGAAGCAGTCGAATACGGAATAATTGATGGAGTTATTGATAGAGATAGCATCATTCCGTTGGCCCCTGTGCCAGAAAGAGTGAAAGCAAGTCTAAACTATGAGGAAATTAGTAAAGATCCAAGGAAATTCTTGACCCCTGATATTCCAGATGATGAGATATACTAGATTGGGACATTTGATGCAGGCATATGGTTTTGATGGTCTTGCTTTTTGTGTTAGTTGCGTAGAACTTTGTAATTGGccttttcaattgccacacaAAAATGAATTTGTTGATTGCTGCATTCAGAATGTTGTCGAATTATAATAGACTGTTGTTGCTTTtataaatgaattgaaaatcGTGAAAACGGTGGAAGCTTGAAACTTTCTATTTAGTTCATCTTGAGGTATCTGGTTATTGTATCGGTGTATTTGAGTGCACAAGACATGATGTAAGCCCGTTTTAATTTGTACGAGGAAAAGCCTTTTGTTTGTGGACAACTGAAACAGAAAATGGGTTGAGGTAGTTGAGCCAAAATGGAGGTTTTCATCACAAAACTCAAGTCTAAGAGTATTTGTTATTCGTATTGTTACCATTAGCATCACGTGATGAATATTCTGGAACATTTCATTCATGGAagaattttagagaaaaatggaGATGAAATTATGGTAGAGATTAGGGAGGTGGTGATTTCGGCTTCATACATTGATTTCAAGAAACATCACAAACATGTTAACTGTAGCGCATCCTCAGGAATCATTGGGCCGATGGGCTCCATCCATTACTAAAAGTAAGACttaaatagaaaagaaaaagaagagctagtaaaaacttaaaaagggCCGCCAGCGGCAGCGGCAGCTCCTGGAGAGAAAACCCTAATAACGGAACAAGGATTGGGAAATGTTTGGTGGCGGGGATAGCGAAGGGGTGGGGGGGCGAATAAGCAGCATGTTGGGGGGCGGGGGAGGGCAGTGGGGGCCGGAGGAGACTCGAGAGCTTATCCTCATACGGGGGGAGCTAGAGAGGGACTTCACCGCTGCTAAGCGCAACAAGACCCTTTGGGAAATTGTCAGTGCCAGAATGAGGGACAGAGGCTACATCCGAACCCCTGATCAGTGCAAGTGCAAGTGGAAAAATCTTCTCAATCGATACAAGGTCCCTTTCTGTTTTTGTCTTCTCTTTGTATTTCTTAATCTCATCCGGATACTTCAAGTTCTAGAATTCAAAGACGATGGTTTTCTGATTTGACATCTTCTCCTAATGTAGTACGTCTTCTTATCCTTTCTCAGCCTCCTAATGGCTCAAAACTCCTAACCTATCCTTAACCATGTATAATCATGAATGATTTTATTCCTGCTGAAAAATGTCGGTGCCCTGATGCATCTACACAAAGAGCCCCCCTCCTTTATTGTGCATTGCAATCTTTCCAAATTGCTTCCATTACAGTCTTGATTGTCTAGAGCGATATGCCAACTTATTTACAAATCTATACTTCTTTGTCAGGGTAAGGAGACATCTGATCCTGAGAATGGTCGCCAATTTCCATTCTTCGAGGAACTGCATGCGGTATTCACTGAAAGAGCCAAGAATATGCAGCGCCTCTTACTTGAATCGGAGGCAGGTTCTACCCAGGCAAAGAAAAGAATGAGGAGAATAAGCGCAGACAGATCCTCAGATGAATTTTCTGAAGAAGAAGACGATGACGAAGATGaaagtgaagaggaaaggcATGCTAGAAGCATTTCTTCGCGCAAGAGGAAAGCTGACCGAGTTGTATTGGATAAATCTCCTAGACCAAATTCTGGCACTAGCAGTACTAGTAGTACTGGTCTCCAGGAAATGCTTAGAGAATTTTTTCAGCAGCAACAGAGGATGGAGATGCAATGGAGGGAGATGATGGAGAGGCGTGCTCGCGAGAGGCAATTGTTTGAGCAGGAATGGCGGCAGTCAATGGAGAAGCTTGAGAGGGAGAGGTTGATGGTCGAACAGGCTTGGAGGGAGAGGGAGGAGCAGAGGAGGCTCAGAGAAGAGAGCCGAGCTGAGAGAAGGGATGCCTTGTTAACCACTCTCTTGAACAAACTCATAAACGATAATAATCTCTGACCTGGAAAGTTTTATCTCCTTAAAGATGAATATACAAAAAGTTTGATGATAGTTAGGTAGCTGCTAGTGAAAGAAACTAGTAATACTATAAAATGTAATACATAGAAACGTATACAGGGAATGTATGTTCTGTTGCTAATTGTTTGGGTATATAAACAGGTGCTTTTGTTGTATTGATTGATGTGGTTTTACTTTATGCAAATGATGCGTTCATTCTtcatttccttctattatttgaatggattttgtgttatttataatataatataaatcctattaactaaaaaataaaaatgataatgataatttttcaaacaCAAAATTTGTACTTTTATCTATCTATACACAATTGTGCCATGGAattgttttttcttgaaattctaAGCATATGGATACAATTGGAACTTCAAGTCTAAACTTTGGACAACATCTTGATTCTGTAGacacataaacatattttaaagttttcactaCTTAAATTATCCATCGGTTTTTTAACGGGGTACTTATGAATGCATAACTCAACTCAACTCTTCATTTCCTTCATGCCACAAGATGACCTTGAATGAAGCAGTATCCCATGACATTCTCAAATAAGGATGCTTCTTGTAGCTCCAAGTGTGAAAGTTGCTTGGTCACTGCGATCCGGACAACGGGTATAGGGTTGCAAGCCAATGTTGCCGGGTGAAAACGCCTTAGGCTTGTTGCTTCCTCTACTTGGCCTTCTCTTTCTCAAGCAAGTAAGCCTTCTCTGCTTCAGGTATTGCCAGCATAATACTATTCAGCTTGAAATTCATCTCCTCAACTTTTTCCATGAGCCTATCATTTGTAAACATGCCAACATAGACACTTTTTATGGTCTCCCAGCTTTCAATTAATGGTAAAGCAATAATCACTGCCGATCCAATGGTGCCCCATGCTATAGCAATGACGGCCCAGAAGGTGAAGTACCCTACGCTGAACTCCCCtgcattaaaatttaagaggtgggagaaaatgagttaaatatAAGCAAGACTTCCAGAAAAGCTGCTTTCGTCCCTACTAAAAACGAAGGACATTTCAAATTCCTAAGCTAATCGTTTTCAACCAgaacattttattttgttttactaGCAGAGACAGAATCTGACTTGGATGACACGTAAAACAAGCCAGAGAAAGCAAAAGGTTAACTGCAATAGTTATTTCCTCTCTGGTAAAAGCAAA
This window encodes:
- the LOC18606957 gene encoding ATP-dependent Clp protease proteolytic subunit 4, chloroplastic → MDLLSLSSPLTPSLSSLQLKLKHKTSFTSPNPKPSFLCLTTTPTPVSSSVKVKTTPKCLQLSAPQSPATAMRGAETDAMGLLLRERIVFLGNNIDDFVADAIISQLLLLDAQDPNKDIRLFINSPGGSLSATMAIYDVVQLVRADVSTVALGIAASTASIILGGGTKGKRLAMPNTRIMIHQPLGGASGQAIDVEIQAQEIMHNKNNVTRIISGFTGRSFEQVQKDIDRDRYMSPIEAVEYGIIDGVIDRDSIIPLAPVPERVKASLNYEEISKDPRKFLTPDIPDDEIY
- the LOC18606958 gene encoding trihelix transcription factor GT-3b; amino-acid sequence: MFGGGDSEGVGGRISSMLGGGGGQWGPEETRELILIRGELERDFTAAKRNKTLWEIVSARMRDRGYIRTPDQCKCKWKNLLNRYKGKETSDPENGRQFPFFEELHAVFTERAKNMQRLLLESEAGSTQAKKRMRRISADRSSDEFSEEEDDDEDESEEERHARSISSRKRKADRVVLDKSPRPNSGTSSTSSTGLQEMLREFFQQQQRMEMQWREMMERRARERQLFEQEWRQSMEKLERERLMVEQAWREREEQRRLREESRAERRDALLTTLLNKLINDNNL